The following DNA comes from Pomacea canaliculata isolate SZHN2017 linkage group LG10, ASM307304v1, whole genome shotgun sequence.
ttgaacTGCAGGACTCACACTATTCTGAGGATTTCGTTGATTTCGAGTGATTGCAAGAACAGAGTTCTGAATGAAATACGCCAGTGCAGATATTCCGGTAAGTGCAGGAAACGTCCATTTAAACACTGTAAGATGTTGGAggcggttaaaaaaaataggataaTGAGCAATTGCAATCAGAAAGGCTCTAGATGCAACCAACATCACTTCCAAATTAAACATGCAGTAGCATGAAGAAAGGTGATTTTGCTAGattatatactatatatttttctcttttgccttTGTGAAATATAGCAtgccaaaaaacattttatttcacaacagtctttcaaaatcaaaataagcaaGTTTCATAGCACAAaaagcattttacaaaattatatcTCTATAGACTCTaagttaaatatatattactGGGAACATAGTCAGGATCATCATCTCTGTACTGTGTGCTTGTTCCTAGCTGTAGATGGAATCTCCAGTGACTAGCTTTGACCGTGACAAAGATCATCAGGTAAAGTACTGATATGGTCCCTGCAATGAAAATAATTCTTATTTGTTTGCTAACTGGACAAAATCATACAGATGTGTGAAATATAGCCACTCTTTATACCCATATGCATACATACTTCTATCTCTATTGTAAACAgaagtagacaataaagatgtactGTATATCTCTCACATAGGACCATCTATTTAAAGAAACTGCATTTTTAGAGACACCACTTTTTGATTCTCCATTTACTATTTAAAAAGCAACAGACTATGCAAGAATTATTTGATCCTTCAGCAGAATTAATGATTTGAATAAAACTATTAAACGCAAGAGGGTGGCACCCCACCCAACTGCTGCAAGAGAAGTGTACCCAAAAACATTTCccgtttgtttttaaactgtgtaTTTAAACAATTATGTTCTTTAATATTGAAGTTTTCTTAATGCTTCATATTTATACTGCCAAACCAACTACTCATATTCCATTGTCATGAACTTAGCTTCTCTATTTCAGCACAATGTGCATGTTTTCTTAACAAAAATAGGGGTGGGGACAGCTCACCAAGTGAATTAAACTTCGTGAAAAATGTTGGTGATTTGAAGTTTAGAAGTGGTACCAAAATGATAAGAAGGAAGAAAGGTACAGTCTTGCCCTGGTTCCACACCTCATTGTACAAAGGACTGGTCTGACTGGTGTTCAGAGATGAAGCATTTTCACTTACTTCACAAACAACTGAAATAGTATAATAGTATAAACTGGTTGTCAGAAATTCTGCAGAAAACATACAGTCTTTTTGTctaatgctattttttttattatcagaaTAAATACATGTGTGGTATGAGAAATACTTCAAATTTTACCAAATGACCACAATTTGGATGTAGTCTACAGATTGACCAACATTTTATGGTACAAAGAAACTCAATTTAAATAGGCTatatttctgtgaaaagaaattctcaaagaaatattatcatACACTTACAAATACACAGTCAAATTGAGAAATTGAGGAGACTTATGCTCCACTGCATATAAgccaaaatatttgtaattttaaagtacaaaacaataattatatatgccCAAAGTTATCAAGCTTTATCTTATACATTTAGGCTGTACAATGCATAGCAGCAAATGATTAAAGGTTGTAATAGCATGCTCACCATCAGTAAACACTGCTGATGAGTTACCTGAACTTGGTAGGAGGTTGTCAATAACACTATGTTGTATGTGCActgcaatttaaataaaaagtagcaTTTTTATACAATAATTATAACTGAATAATAAAGCAGATTACTCCTTTAAATTTATCACCAGTTTCATCTAATGCTACATTTTTACCTgccaatattatttttaatgtatatcaACTACTTTCTCATTCTTATAAGAAAATTACattccacacaacaacaaaaaattctaGTGCTTCTCAATAGACCTTATGCCCcctcaaacattaaaaacaatttagttaaaaaaaatatatcttactATAGAGAAAGTTCACAATGTGGAAAAGGAAGCTGGACAAAAGAATCCAATAGACAATCATGCCACCCAGCAAAGTCAGCAATGAGCAAAACACTGCAGTAATCTCAGCATATTTCCCAAGGAAATGCTTGCATACATCTGAAAATTCTGAGATTTTTTTACCtgaaatagaaaacaaataaataacattctAAATCTAGCTGGCCAACAGACTTGTAATGATATAAGTTTCATTACTTAACCCAGAACcagcaaatgaaataaagttaCCAAGATGCACCAACATTGTGGGCAGCAGAGGACTAGACAGATGTAAACCCCCTACGAAAATTTTACATTGCAACTCATTTGCTCACTCAAACCCtaattattttacaatcttcATTAGAAGACATGGAAAAGTCCTACCCAGAAAGAAGTCCACAGATCTTAGCACTCTGTAGCTTGTATATCCATTGATTGCTGCCATAAGTATCAGCATGGCAATGCCACACACATAGCCAgcctaataataaataacagaactgATGGTAAAGCATATACACCTCAAGAAGTAGCTAGTAGAACAAAAAATTCATAGTTTTTGAACAACAATAATGCTTTACATCTAAATAAAATTCCTATGTATTCTGAAAAACAAACTAATACTGCACAGCCTGTATTCTACAACTGATGGTCGCTTAGTGCcatgtcaaaacaaaataaaaattgtaaaacaagaacaaaaatataattttgataCAAAGCAATAACACTAATGACTTTGTAAGGCACATTTTGCCATGTGGATGCAAACTCAATGTGATGCAGACAACAGACTATAAATGAACCGAACAGTCAACCATAAATGAATCATAATTGTCAAATGGAtgacaccatgaaaaaaaaggaactaaatgcaagtttgaagatgaagaactgaggTGTGAACAAAATAGTACGTTTGATTATGCGATACACAAGTTACATCTTAAAGAGAGGGGTTTTGAGATCTAATTTAAAGGCTTCAAATGCAGACATggttcaaagagaaaggggcAGATAATTTGAAACAGGGGACTAGAGAGCATCTACTGAACATCTCCCATCTGAAGCTTGGCAGAGGGAGGAAGGCAACACCAGCAGACCAAAGAGATTAACGGGTGGTAAAGTGTCAGTAGCTATGACAGGTATGGTGGGAAAAGACTCGGAAAACAATGGCTGCACAGAGTGGTGATCTTATAATCAATGCATGCTCAAACTGGCAGCAAGCGAAGCTTGCAGAGGAGAGGTGTGTAGCATGGTCTGCTTTTTGTCTACAGATCATAATATGTGCAGCATTATTCTGTCTTTGAAGTACATCCAATAAATGGTTAGagaaatcaacaacaaaaaaagagcaGTAAGATTCCAGACAGTCTGTGAAAGATATATTCTcctcagaaaaaataaaagtagtaaATGATGGCGgaaatttctgtttctttacaGAAGGCCCTCAattctgtcatcattttattttgagtcTGTTGATGGACATTCAGGCTTTCATACAGTCTGTTGCACGctgcataaaaataacacaacagatttaaatcacaataaatttTTGCAACAGATTAACTGTGGACTGCCTGTAAGactgaagaaaattattaaatacatttgacatgacaaaaatattgtacACCTTTGACTTTTGGAAACTTGTCATTTTGCCCaaaacaagaattaaaaattatttgtgtgctTAATTAGCATAGTCACAAATATGTCAGCAAACagagcaggaaaaaaacaaacaaacctgctTTATTGCCCATGGCATGCTGAGAATAGATGTTCCCATCATAGTGTTCCATAATGCAAAGctgaaacaaatatattttcctcaTATACTCAGTAtcatatgcacatacaaaagtgagaaaaatgaaagagagagagagagaaaatatgcaTTCTTGGAATGTACCCAAAAAAGgtactgtgtgtgcatgcttatttatgtaatattaaaaaaacttctataaaatgttacaaaattcTGAGCAACACAgccagaaaatatttctgaagtttattttcttaattaataCCTTAATACCTGATCTGTTTCTGCGGCATTATGCATAAAAGCAATCCAGTGGAAGTGAAGATTTTCATAAATGGTGgtattttatttcagctttaaCCATTTTTTGAGACTACTAAAAGCAAAAAGTGCATTCAACTAATTCATCTCATCTGTCTGACAAAGTCATAAAGTgcattttgatttctttattcattaagATATCACATTATTTGATGGAAAGTAAAGATGATAAAAGGCACACAGAAttagcaataaataataaacaatgagaCATGGGCAAGTTCCCAGAATAATAATGTAAGTAAAGCAGACCAAATCCATTACGGTAGAATTAAAAATGCAATTTACATAGTAATGATGCTGCTCTGCTCTCCAGCAACAGGTACCAAGACTCTGATAAGAAAATTCTCAGGCACCACATGATCAGGCATAAGCTGTgtcataacagaaaaaaataaattaggagAACAAAAATCCTCTGTATCTTTGAACTAATTGCTGTCTGAGACAAATAGAATTGTATAGTAATTCATGCACATATATGTAAGCATGTGCacgcaaacgcacacacacacacacgtgaacagACACATGCTGCAATCTCTCATTCTTAGAAGGATGCAAAGACAACTAAAATAAGtcatgaaatttttaaaaaagaaataataaacccAGCTTTATAGGGAGCACTAGTCCCGTCAAATGTACCCATGGGAAAGTCTATCCAGAAACAATTTGAAATGGAATAAAATTAAGCATATAAAGTATCTGATACAAAAGAAACTGTTTCCATACCACTTATTCAGCACAAACAAATGCTGTATCATTTAATTCTGAAACTTACCAAATTACTGTCATGATGTGGTGCCAGCCGAGAATAATACCTGTATCGTGACAAAAGGGCATCGACATCAGTATCATTCTGTACTGAACTTGAGTTACCCGCTCTGTCACTGTTGATTGATGCATAGCGGGCTACGGGCTGCcttcaataataaaaag
Coding sequences within:
- the LOC112574252 gene encoding sodium-coupled neutral amino acid transporter 9-like isoform X2 encodes the protein MPDHVVPENFLIRVLVPVAGEQSSIITIFALWNTMMGTSILSMPWAIKQAGYVCGIAMLILMAAINGYTSYRVLRSVDFFLGKKISEFSDVCKHFLGKYAEITAVFCSLLTLLGGMIVYWILLSSFLFHIVNFLYMHIQHSVIDNLLPSSGNSSAVFTDVVCEVSENASSLNTSQTSPLYNEVWNQGKTVPFFLLIILVPLLNFKSPTFFTKFNSLGTISVLYLMIFVTVKASHWRFHLQLGTSTQYRDDDPDYVPMFKWTFPALTGISALAYFIQNSVLAITRNQRNPQNSPRDLVIAYALVAFTYVYVGVMFFTAFPLSKTCIKDNLLNNIAPNDIMAFVAQIGLFIQMLCVFPLLAYILRAQLMHTVFGSSWPSLRHVLILNVTLVAICLVFTLFLPHIGHILSFLGAFCGLVYAIALPCIVYIVASRQEGTLTWTKLIFHILLMAVSVANFIAQFIILGADSS
- the LOC112574252 gene encoding sodium-coupled neutral amino acid transporter 9-like isoform X1, which encodes MSAIKSRHAPFEETNSRLSVDKRFGANSVTANERSSYQQRVRSENPGEEEYIIRQPVARYASINSDRAGNSSSVQNDTDVDALLSRYRYYSRLAPHHDSNLLMPDHVVPENFLIRVLVPVAGEQSSIITIFALWNTMMGTSILSMPWAIKQAGYVCGIAMLILMAAINGYTSYRVLRSVDFFLGKKISEFSDVCKHFLGKYAEITAVFCSLLTLLGGMIVYWILLSSFLFHIVNFLYMHIQHSVIDNLLPSSGNSSAVFTDVVCEVSENASSLNTSQTSPLYNEVWNQGKTVPFFLLIILVPLLNFKSPTFFTKFNSLGTISVLYLMIFVTVKASHWRFHLQLGTSTQYRDDDPDYVPMFKWTFPALTGISALAYFIQNSVLAITRNQRNPQNSPRDLVIAYALVAFTYVYVGVMFFTAFPLSKTCIKDNLLNNIAPNDIMAFVAQIGLFIQMLCVFPLLAYILRAQLMHTVFGSSWPSLRHVLILNVTLVAICLVFTLFLPHIGHILSFLGAFCGLVYAIALPCIVYIVASRQEGTLTWTKLIFHILLMAVSVANFIAQFIILGADSS